The Corvus hawaiiensis isolate bCorHaw1 chromosome 29, bCorHaw1.pri.cur, whole genome shotgun sequence region aattttgggggcgGATTTTGGAGTCTGTGGGGCCAAGGATTTGGGGTCTGTGGGGCCAACAGGATTTGGAATTTACAGGGCAGAATTTGGGGTTTGTGGAGCCAAGGATTTGGGGTCTCTGGGTTCGAGGTATGGGGTTTCTAAGGCCAAGGATTTGGGGGCTTTGCCACTAAAGTTTAGGGATCTACAGAACCAAACTTTTGGGATCTGTGGGGCCAAAAACTCGGGAATTTTGGGGCcgaggatttggggtggatgCCCGACTCCTCCTGTGCTCATCCCACACCAGCCCCGACCCCTCAGGCCCCGTCCTGGTTTTTAGGGTTGCcccaaaaaaaattcttctctgaGCCCCTCGATCACCTGAGGAgccctgggggttttttttggggtgggggctgGGTTATTCTACccttttaggggtttttttcccatccacGAACCCCCAAACCTTCACCCGCACCTCAAATCCcccagaactgccccaaaacatgggggaaaaaatgacagAGGCAGCTGCGTGTCCCAGCAGAGAAATTCCAAAGGTTTTTTGGGATAAAATCCCACTTTATTGTGTTGTTCCCGCCCTGTCCTCGCACAGGGGACACCGGCGGGACCTCGGGGTGGCCTGGAAGCCACTGGGCCACCCCTGGGGGCCCTCAGGAGTCACCCGGGAGCGAGtccagctggggaggaggaaaagcgGGAGTTGGGAGGGGCTGGAATTGTCCCTTTATCCCAGGAATTGCCCCTTTATCCCAGGAATTGTCCCTTTATCCCAGGAATTGCCCCTTTATCCCAGGAATTCCCTTTCTTCTGGCACTCCCGGCGCTTGGGATGGCTCTGGCTGGCTGAAGGTGGTCTCGGATTGGTCCAGGCCTGGGGGGGTCTCGGgatccttcctttccctctggAAAAGAGGCAGGAATTCCATGGAGCGTCCTCGGGGTGGGATtggaggggaaactgaggcacggccTTGGTCTGGGGTTGAGACCCAGCTTTGAGCCCTCCTAGACCCAGCTTTGACCCTTCCAGACCCAGCTTTGACCCTCCCAGACCCGGCTTTGAGCCCTCCCAGACCCAGCTTTGACCCCTCCCAGACCCGGCTTTGAGCCCTCCCAGACCCAGCTTTGACCCTCCCAGACCCGGCTTTGACCCTCCCAGACCCGGCTTTGACCCTCCCAGACCCAGCTTTGACCCTCCCAGACCCAGCTTTGACCCTTCCAGACCCAGCTTTGACCCTCCCAGACCCGGCTTTGACCCTCCCAGACCCGGCTTTGACCCTCCCAGACCCAGCTTTGAGCCCTCCCAGGCCCGGCTCAGACCCTTCCCAATTCCCAGGAGAGTTTTTCCATCCCAGGTTCACCTGTAGGGCCGGGATTTTTGGGATGGGGTCCTGAACGGGGGGCTGGACCAGGGCTCCCAAATCTGCGCGGGAAGGGTTGGAATGAGGGCgctgagagcagggaattcacgggattttgggatcatggaatggtttgggatgggaggaGCTTTAGGATCACCCCAATcccatgggaagggacattcccactatcccaggtggctccaaccTGGaattgggcacttccagggatggggaatccatgGAATGACCTGGGCCAGGATCCTGAATTTATCCCTAAAATCCCAACTAATCCAGCCCAGGGAATCCTGGAAAagtttgggatggaaggacCTTAATGCCACCTCTGGATGTCCCCAGTCCTTCAGGGGATGGCCTCGATCCCTTCGTCCACACCCCATTAGGAGAAAATACCccgataaaataaaaatatcccaaTGAAAATGAATATCCCAATAAAACTGAATATCCCAATAAAAATGCATATCCCGATAAAAATGAATATCCTGATAAAACTGAATATCCCAATAAAATTGAATATCTCGATAAAATTGAATATCCCGATAAAATTGAATAtcccaataaaataaaatatcccgATAAAAATGAATATCCCGATAAAATTGAATATCCCGATAAAACTGAATATCTCGATAAAATTGAATATCCCGATAAAATTGAATAtcccaataaaataaaatatcccaataaaaattaatatccCGATAAAAATGAATATCCCAATAAAATTTAATATCCCGATAAAATTGAATATCCCAATGAAATTGAATATCCcgataaaataaaatatcccgATAAAAATGAATATCCTGATAAAATTGAATATCCCGATAAAATTGAATAtcccaataaaataaaatatcccgATAAAAATGAATATCCCAATAAAATTGAATATCCCGATAAAATTGAATATCCcgataaaataaaatatcccgATAAAACTGAATATCCCAATAAAATTGAATATCCCGATAAAATTGAATATCCCAATGAAATTGAATATCCCGGTACAATATCCCGGCATGATAAATTGCCCcggtaaaaagaaaacaccccaAGAAAATACAATATCCCAATAAAAAAATCATCCCAGTGAAATCAAAATatcccaattaaaaaaaaaaaataccccaataaaacaaaatatcccAGTAAAACCAGCATTCCCAGTAAAACCAGCATTCCCAGTAAAACCAGTTGCCCCAGTACAACCCCAACCCCGCAGGGCTCACCTGAGGAGTCGCTGCCGCTCATGGCCCGGTCCTGGATCCCTGTGATCAGGACAGACCCAAAACCTGAattttccaccccaaatccccttcgGGAAAACCCAAAATGGAGCTGCCGCGCGCCAGTTTGGGTTTGaagtagggaaaaaaccccaaaaccccaaaatttgtGGAAATTAGagagggaaagggcagaggtGATGCCAGAAGAGACAAATTTGAGCTCGGATGGGAAATTTGGGATGAATTTCAGGAATTTTAGGGCCAGAGCTGAGCAAGGGGCAGTGGCGACCCCAAAAGTGGCGAATTTGAGCTCGGAAGGGAAATTTGGGATGAATTTCAGGAATTTTAGGGCCAGAGCTGAGCAAGGGGCAGTGGCGACCCCAAAAGTGGCAAAATTGAGCTCAGATGGGAAATTCGGGATGAATTTCAGGAATTTTAGGGCCAGAGCTGAGCAAGGGGCAGTGGCGAACCCAGAAGTGGCGAATTTGAGCTCGGAAGGGAAATTCGGGATGAATTCGGGAATTTCAGAACCAGACCTGAGTGAGGAGAACCCCCTGGGGCCTGAGCTGTGACCAAAAGGGGCTTTTTTGGGGATCAGGATCCCCCTGATGGTGGCGCACCCCAAAAAGTGacattttgggggcattttgggggcacttctggaggttttggggtgccgGGGGGGGCTCTGACCTTTGCCCTTGGTCTTCTGGTAGGTGACAAAGAGCAcgagcagggccagcagcacgAAGAGCACGGGGGACCAGTAGCGGACTGGGACACCCGAGGAGGTGCCTGTGGGAAAAGTGGGGACAGAGGTGGCCGGGCGGGGACgggcacagggaaagggagggggTCGGGATGTTCTGGGAGGGTGGCAGGTCCCCGGGAGGGTGGCAGGTCCCCAAGGGTGGTGGCAGGTCCTCGGGATGGTGACAAATCCCCCAGAGTGGTGGCACATCTTCCGGGAGGGTGACAGGTCCCCCAGAGTGGTGGCACATCCCCTAGGGATGGTGGCAGATCCCAGAGAATGGTGGCACCTCCTTGGGATGGTGACAAATCCCCCGTGAGGGTGACAAATCCCCCAGAGTGGTGGCACATCCCTGAGAGGGTGACATGTCCCCCAGAGTGGTGGCATGTCACCCAGGGGGGTGGCACATTCCCCGGGAGGGTGACAGGTCCCCAAGGGTGGTGGCAGATCCCCAAGAATGGTGCCACCTCCTCGGGATGGTGACAAATCCCCCAGAGTGGTGGCACATCTTCCAGGAGGGTGACAGGTCCCCCAGAGTGGTGACAAGTCCCCTAGGGATGGTGGCAGATCCCCAAGAATGGTGGCACCTCCTTGGGATGGTGACAAATCCCCCATGAGGGTGACAAATCCCCCAGAGTGGTGGCACATCCCTGAGAGGGTGACATGTCCCCCAGAGTGGTGGCATGTCACCCAGGGGGGTGGCACATTCCCCAGGAGGGTGACAGGTCCCCAAGGGTGGTGGCAGGTCCTCGGGATGGTGACAAATCCCCCAGCGTGGTGGCACATCTTCCGGGAGGGTGACAGGTCCCCCAGAGTGGTGACAAGTCCCCTAGGGATGGTGGCAGATCCCCAAGAATGGTGGCACCTCCTTGGGATGGTGACAAATCCCCCATGAGGGTGACAAATCCCCCAGAGTGGTGGCACATCCCTGAGAGGGTGACATGTCCCCCAGAGTGGTGGCATGTCACCCAGGGGGGTGGCACATTCCCCAGGAGGGTGACAGGTCCCCAAGGGTGGTGGCAGGTCCTCGGGATGGTGACAAATCCCCCAGAGTGGTGGCACATCTTCCGGGAGGGTGACATGTCCCCCAGAGTGGTGGCACATCCCCTAGGGATGGTGGCAGATCCCAGAGAATGGTGGCACCTCCTTGGGAGGGTGACAAATCCCCCAGAGTGGTGGCACATCCCTGAGAGGGTGACATGTCCCCCAGAGTGGTGGCATGTCACCCAGGGGGGTGGCACATTCCCCAGGAGGGTGACAGGTCCCCAAGGGTGGTGGCAGGTGCCCCAGGATGGTGCCACCTCCTTGGGATGGTGACAAATCCCCCAGAGTGGTGGCACATCTCCCGGCAGGTCCCCCAGGAGGGTGACACAACCCCCGTAAGGGTGACAGGTCCCCAAGGGTGGTGGAACATCCCCCAGGAGGGTGGCAGATCTTCTGAGAGGGTGACAAATCCCCCAGAGTGGTGGCACATCTTCCGGGAGGGTGACAGGTCCCCAAGGGTGGTGGCACATCCCCTATGAGGGTGACAGGTCCCCAAGGGTGGTGGAACATCCCCCACGAGGGTGACAGGTACCCCAGAGTGGTGACAAGTCCCCAAGGGTGGTGGCAGATCCCCAAGAATGGTGGCACCTCCTTGGGAGGGTGACAAATCCCCCAGAGTGGTGGCACATCCCTGAGAGGGTGACATGTCCCCCAGAGTGGTGGCATGTCACCCAGGGGGGTGGCACATTCCCCAGGAGGGTGACAGGTCCCCAAGGGTGGTGGCAGGTGCCCCAGGATGGTGCCACCTCCTTGGGATGGTGACAAATCCCCCAGAGTGGTGGCACGTCCCCCGGCAGGTCCCCCAGGAGGGTGACACATCCCCCGTGAGGGTGACAGGTCCCCAAGGGTGGTGGAACATCCCCCAGGAGGGTGGCAGGTCCCCCAGGAGGGTGGCAGATCTTCTGAGAGGGTGACAAATCCCCCAGAGTGGTGGCACATCTTCCGGGAGGGTGACAGGTCCCCCAGAGTGGTGACAAGTCCCCTAGGGATGGTGGCAGATCCCCAAGAATGGTGGCACCTCCTTGGGATGGTGACAAATCCCCCGTGAGGGTGACAAATCCCCCAGAGTGGTGGCACATCCCTGAGAGGGTGACATGTCCCCCAGAGTGGTGGCATGTCACCCAGGGGGGTGGCACATTCCCCGGGAGGGTGACAGGTCCCCAAGGGTGGTGGCAGGTGCCCCAGGATGGTGCCACCT contains the following coding sequences:
- the LOC125318182 gene encoding uncharacterized protein LOC125318182 isoform X1 — translated: MRWGNDSRGGEMTPGDDFYPFLYQFQHLWAPTEASSLGFQEEEPGNGSVTLPEESPGPPGHPTTATGHAGTTVTTWPRATTGPPWSGDLAVTPAGNQTRTSSGVPVRYWSPVLFVLLALLVLFVTYQKTKGKGIQDRAMSGSDSSAPSFQPFPRRFGSPGPAPRSGPHPKNPGPTDQGRASVSPPIPPRGRSMEFLPLFQRERKDPETPPGLDQSETTFSQPEPSQAPGVPEEREFLG
- the LOC125318182 gene encoding uncharacterized protein LOC125318182 isoform X2, which translates into the protein MGPSGFRGLCLALLCSGAALGFQEEEPGNGSVTLPEESPGPPGHPTTATGHAGTTVTTWPRATTGPPWSGDLAVTPAGNQTRTSSGVPVRYWSPVLFVLLALLVLFVTYQKTKGKGIQDRAMSGSDSSAPSFQPFPRRFGSPGPAPRSGPHPKNPGPTDQGRASVSPPIPPRGRSMEFLPLFQRERKDPETPPGLDQSETTFSQPEPSQAPGVPEEREFLG
- the LOC125318182 gene encoding uncharacterized protein LOC125318182 isoform X3, translating into MRWGNDSRGGEMTPGDDFYPFLYQFQHLWAPTEASSLGFQEEEPGNGSVTLPEESPGPPGHPTTATGHAGTTVTTWPRATTGPPWSGDLAVTPAGNQTRTSSGVPVRYWSPVLFVLLALLVLFVTYQKTKGKGIQDRAMSGSDSSDLGALVQPPVQDPIPKIPALQRERKDPETPPGLDQSETTFSQPEPSQAPGVPEEREFLG